The region CTCCCGTTCAGATCACTGCCGAGCAACTGCTCCGAGAAGCCAAAGAACGAGAGCTCGAACTTCGGCCGCCTCCGCCTGCACAGAGGATCGCGGACCAGGAAGAACTCAGTGACTACAAGCTGAGGAGAAGGAAGACTTTCGAAGACAACCTCAGGAAAAACAGGACTGTGCTGAGGAACTGGATCAAATACGCCAGGTGGGAAGAAAGTCTAAAGGAGATCCAAAGGGCTCGGTCCATCTACGAGCGTGCTTTAGATGTGGACTATGGCAACATCCCCCTCTGGCTGAGCTAcgcagaaatggaaatgaagaatCGCCAGGTCAACCATGCCCGGAATGTGTGGGAGCGGGCCGTCACCACGCTGCCGCGAGTCAGCCAGTTCTGGTACAAGTACACGGCCATGGAGGAGATGCTGGGGAACATTGCCGGTGCCCGGCAGGTGTTTGAGCGCTGGATGGAATGGCAGCCCGAGGAGCAAGCCTGGCACGCCTACATTAACTTGGAGCTGAGATACAGAGAGGTAGAGCGGGCACGCACCATTTATCAACGATTTGTTCTTGTGCACCCCCACGTGAAGAACTGGATCAAATATGCCCGCTCCGAAGAGAAGCAGGCTGCCTTTGCCCATGCCCGCCAAGTGTATGAGAGAGCTGTGGAGTTCTTCGGAGAAGAACACATGGATGAACGCCTTTTCGTTGCGTTTGCCAAGTTTGAGGAAAACCAGAAAGAAGTGGAGAGGGCCCGAGTCATCTACAAGTATGCCTTGGACAGAATTCCCAAACACCGGGCCCAGGAGCTCTTGAAAAACTACACCATCTTTGAGAAGAAGTTTGGTGACAGGCCGGGTATTGAAGCTCTCATCGAGAGCAAATGCAGGGCCAAGTATGAAGCAGAAGTGAGGGCTAATCCGCTCAATTTCGATTCCTGGTTTGATTACTTGCGCCTGCTGGAAAGCCACGCAGAAGCGGAAACAGTGCGAGAGGTTTATGAGAGAGCCATGGCCAATGTCCCCCCCCAGTCAGGAGAAGAGGCACTGGAAGCGCTACATCTACCTCTGGGTCCGCTATGCGCTCTATGAAGAACTGGAGGCAAAGGATCCCGACAGGACCAGACAGGTGTATCAGGCCTCTTTGCAATTAATTCCTCACCGCAAGTTCACATTTGCCAAAATGTGGCTCTATTACGCAAAATTTGAAATACGACAGAAAAATGTACCATTTGCCAGGAGAGTTTTGGGGACTTCCCTGGGCAAATGTCCAAAGAACAAGTTGTTCAAAGGCTACATAGAGCTGGAACTGCAGCTGCGAGAATTCGACAGATGCCGGAAGCTTTACGAGAAGTGGCTGGAATTTGCACCTGAGAATTGTGCCTCGTGGATTCAGTTTGCGGAAGTAGAGACACTCCTTGGGGATCTGGAGAGAGCCCGGGCGATTTATGAGTTAGCCATCAGCCAGCCACGCTTAGACATGCCAGAGGTGCTTTGGAAATCGTACATCGACTTTGAAATGGAGCAGGAAGAAACGGAGAGACCACGAAACCTTTACCGACGCTTGCTCCAGTGCACGCAACACGTCAAAGTATGGATCAGCTGGGCTCGCTTTGAGTTGTCTacaggagaagaaggaagtgtgGCTAGATGCAGACAGATCTATGAGGAGGCTAACCAAACCATGAGGAACTGTGAAGACAAGGAAgacaggctgctgctgctggaatcTTGGAGGAGCTTCGAAGATGAATTTGGGACAGTATCAGAGAAGGACCAAGTAAACAAACTCATGCCaaagaaagccaagaagagaagaaaggtccAGACTGACTATGGGTctgaggcagcctgggaagaataCTATGACTATATCTTCCCAGAAGACGCAGCCGCCAACCTAGCTAACCTCAAGCTCCTGGCCATGGCCAAACATTGGAAGAAACAACAACAGGAGAAAGGAGGCTGCCGAGCAACGTGCTCATGAGGACATGAAGGAGAGTGCAGTTCCAACATTCCTGCAAAGCAAGAAGCATTGGGCATTGTGGTTCTCTTTGGTCTTGTGGTTTATAAACTTCCTTTGGGACTCTTCGCCCCTGGAACTTTACCTATCTTTCACTAGAAAGCTTTCAAAGCTTTGACAGGTATATTTGTTAATGGTTTCACAGAGACGTTTTGGATTAGTCAGGGGTGGGGAGTTTTGAGTGAAAGAATTTTTCACCACTGAATGAAaatctaaaagagaaagaaactcttcCCGAATAAGGCTGCTGaagctctgccaacttgagcagcTGAGACACTGTCTCATGCTCACTGTACATCTTACACGCTGACATCTGGAGCTAAAAGGAGGGTTTTTTGGACAGTAGACATGCAGaatgaatcctagctcctcaggagactgagatgtgaggatcgaggttcaacgctaagccagacaggaaagtgtgtgagagccttatctccaatcaaccaccagaaaattggaagtggcactgtggctcaagtagtagagtgctagccttgagctgatgagctcagggacagctgccaGGTCCAGAGATCAAGTGCCATGAccgacacacatacactcacacacacacacacacacacacacacacacacacacacgcacacagaaagaaagaaaaggcaaagctcCCATGGATCCTCTGAGGTTGAAGatcaagcataaaattccatgggcACCACCTTCTCCTCCAGCACCGAGGAACATGATGTTGAAGGCAAGAAGAGGAGTTAGCAGTAGATACTCCTCTCTTCCCGCTCAGTGCACTTTGTCCAGAACCCTAATGACGCAAGTGAGGGGGGTACACTCTGTAAATGGTCAGCATGAAATCATATCTGGGTGCCAGCTCCCAGGGCTAATTTTCATTATAAGACATAGAAGGATTGAAAATATGGCTCTGAATGACTGCCTTTTTTCCAAGAGTGTGTTGTGTTAGTGCTTCTGCCACCATGTGGCACTTAGAGAACATACCATCCCTCTCCCTGCCCAACCCCACAGTCAAGACCACTTCCTTTTGTGTGCCATTAGTAGTCACAGGGGTGATCTTTTGAATAAGAATGGCTGCTTATCAATGAAGTAACACCAATCACAATGAGGAGGATGTTCTCAGTGTGAAAATGTGCTAGCAAGTGAAACTTTCCCCTGCTGTGCTGTTAGACTTTGGAGTGGGGAAAAGATGGTCTTGTTTAGGGGAACTGTTTGTATTCAAATGGTTGATTCAAAtcacacatgcaaataaatacataacaacctatgtaagtaaatgaatgaatcagtCAATAAATGCTTTTTGAAAGATCTGCTGACTCACAAGCCCCTGTGTCCCAGGGAAGTTGGAAATTGATCTGATCCACAAGGTTTGCAAGGACCCCTCCCTTGGGGATGCCAAGTGAGAAAATCTGGCCAGGCTCCAAGGACAGAGTGCCTGGCCCTGAAGAAGATGACCTTCAGCCAATGGCTCTACAACCAGCTCCGGAAACCCCTTGGGGCCCTGCTCTCAGACCAGGACTTGGATCTCATGGGAAAGTTCCTGACCTGTTCCCTGGGAGTCTGATGGCCTCAAGCAGTACTTGTTCCATGagacacctccccctcccctgcaacTCCTCACCCTCTATCCCAGCCATAGagccttcctttttccccacagggCCTGCCTTTTCTGAATGGCACACAGGGAAGCACCCACCAGCCCTGGGGTCTAGGTTACAGCCATCCAGGGGACAAGACCTGAAGGAGACCGGCTTGCACCTCACCACCACAAACTAAGGGGCCTTAGCTCGGGGCTGGGGCTTCAGCCTCCAGCTATGAAGTTCCAGCCACCCAGCTTCATGCAGACTTGGCTCCTCCATCCAGAGCAGCCTTCAACCACCACACCTGACTCAGAACACTTCCTCTGCatctttccatgttttttttctttacattttgatTTGTAAGCTTGTAGAATTAAATGACTGTTTCCTTGCGgaaggcaaaataaagaaaataaaattaaataaaatatttcatgccTGAAACATGCGGTGGTCTCCTTTCAGTGATTTTCTCATGAGGGAATCTATCAACCAGGCCCAGAGGGTTgggcttctttatttttactcagGGCACATTAAAGAGGACCTGGGGAGATTACCCATAATCCTCCTTACACATGAATGCAGGAATACATTGTCCCAAGTGCTTTGTGTATCCTAGTCCTTTCTTTCTATATAGAAGATATCTAGGTGCAATCAATTAACTAATAGGATTACTTAGTTCATGTAGAGTGCTGACCCATTGACCAGGGTGGACATCGGCGCTCAGACAACCACATAAGAGACTTTAGATGGACACCACATGCTTTTATTGTACTTGGTTGGGTACCTAGGAAGGGATTGCCACAACCACAGCAggtgtgtatttatttagaaaCTACTAGGAAAATGCCACAGTGCTTTGACCAATTCGGGGAGAGGCATATCCGAGGAAACAACTCTGCCCAACTGGAGATTAATTAAGCAAGGAAGTAGTGTTGGCAACATTAACCCTGCTCATTCCATCTTAGGTCTTCACTGTATGCTGCTGGGaggctttcttcttttatgtcCCATCTGACAGGTACTTGCCCTGTGCCTGGTTGACTTGAGTGAGGAGCTGTGACCCAAACATGGCTTCTGCTCATCATTGGCTAGCTCTGTGCATGTCCAGACCTGCTTACCCTACAGCCCCAGCAGGCACCTGACTGCTGCTCCAAGGCAAGTGCCGAGTAAGACCAGTCAACTTAGGGAAGCAAGAGGAAGAACACTTTTTGGTTTTGAGGTGTAGTCGGGCTTGCTTGCCATCCTATCACTAGTGAGACTGAGACAAGagaagtgagagcttgaggccagcctggcccacATTGATAAAtgtaaaaaacacaaaacaaaaacacacaagaaaaaacccaccttttttttctgttactgttgTTTCAAATTACCAAATTCTCAGTGTTTGATGGCAGCAGGTCAAAAGTGGTCACTAACGATTAGGATGTGGCTGTTAGAACAAGCTGTCAAGGCAACTCCTCTTGTCTTGGTGCACTGTGTTAGTGTCTGTGTGGGTGGCAGGAAAAGGCAGAAGGccggattcaaagctagccagctagctgggcactggtggctcaagtctgtaatacaggatatccaggaggctgagatctgcgcattggggttcaaagccaactacgGTAGGAACGTTCACGAGACTCCTACCTCTAATGAaattctcagaaaaagctggaagttggagCTGTGGCCGAGAGGCTGaaaattagccttgagccaaatgaatcccagggacagtgccccaggcctgaattcaagacccaggactggaaccaggatatatacatatcaaataaatatacCCAGCAAGTTTCCTGGTTCTGCCTAGGAGGGGGACAACTGGAAACTCTTCTTCCCACAGTAGCAATGAGCAAAGTCTGCCCCCTATTGGCCCCAGGGGATTGGCTCCAGGACCATTTTGGCTACCAGAATGCTAGGATGCTTAAGTCCTTTCTCTAAAACAATGTGTGCATGGCTCTGGAGGCTCCTACCTGTGAACTTACCTACccatgaggctgagctctgaggatcatggttggaagccagcccaggtaggaaagaaagtctgtgagactctcatctccagtaaactgctcaAATATAACTGAAAGCAGCAcctcaggctcagggacagggctcaggcctcaattcaagtgccaggactggaaacTAACCcacaaagcaaaatgaaccagCAAACAAGAAGCCAGGCGGGTGGAATGGCTCAAATTGCAGAGGACCAGCTGAGCCATGTGCAATGCCTTGATTTAAAGCCACAGTGCTGCCACAAAACCCAtataacccaccaaaaaaaaaaacaaaaacaaaaacaaaaacagggctgggatgtagctcagtggcaaagcacctgcctagcaagtgcaacatcctgggttcgatccctagtaaTAAAataccaaagacaaaaaaaattgttaaaaaaaaaccccaaaactaaaacagaaccaaaacaaaagcaataagcAACAGCCAATAAAACACAGTGAAACAAACTAAACCAAACAGTTGGTACAAAGATTGGCTTTGCTGTGTGGACATAACTTGTGGGAATGAAAAATACCAGAGTGACAACAGCCATGGCACTTCAAGTGGTTGATACACTTATCGGCTCAAGTCCCAGACTGTCTTTTCCCACTCTCCCCCTATCCTGGACTTGAGGGGCTACATATGCAATACTCTCTTCCCACAGCCTGGTGGTAGCTCGGTGCCTGCATCCTTCTTTCACATTCTTTCCTGTCTGCCTCAAAGGTTTTCTTCTCTCTCAGCCTTCACttcacatccacccatcctttccaCCTCAAACCTTCTCTTCTCCCCCAACACTACCTCCTCTCTACTCTCTCCTTCACCTGTACCTTTCTATTCACATCTATCCTTGCCCtctttctccaacctttcttttctcttcacccTTCCCTTTTAGAAtcactcctctctttcccttccacccttcctttcctatgtatcattccattcatccttccttttctGCTCTACACTTCACTTCCCCTCCAAACTTCCATGCTCCCACCACACTTCTCCTCAACTTCCATCTTCCCCTTCATCCTCTCCCATTCCTGTCACCTTCTACCCTTCCCATCTGCCTCCATTTTCCCTTCTGTCTCTATCCTTATACTTCTTTCTATTCTACTTCAGCACTACCCTAGGCTTTCTATGTTTCTCTTATCCTCacactctttccttctctcataaGTCTGATATCAGGGCCTGAAAGGGCTTCTGATGGTTGCTCTGGGAGAGATGACTGAGGATGATCTTCTCCATGGCAGGGAGCTCATTAAACTCAAGCTAGATTTTCTCCCTCTGGTCCCCTAGTGAGGAGTCCTATAAACCTTGTGGATCAGATCAGTCTCCAAGTTCCTGGAGACATAACGTCTTGTGAGTCAGCAACTCTCCaaaatgaatttattcatttattgattcACTCATTTACTTACATAGGTActtatttgtatgtgtattttcAATCAATACAAACAGTTGCCCTAAACAAGACCTCCTTTTCTCCACGTCAAAGTCAAACAGAACAGTAGGGGAAAGTTTCACTTGCTAGCACATTTCCAGACTGTGAACACTCTCCTCATTGCAACTGGGGTTATTTCATTGATAAGCAGCCATTCTTATGCAAAAGATCACCCCTGTGACTACTAATGGCATACAAAAGGAAGTGGTTTTGATTATGGGGTTgggcagggaaagggagggtAAGTCCTCTAAGTGCCACATGGTGGCAGAAGCACAAACACAGCACACTCCTAACAAAGGAAGTCATTCAAGGTTGCATTTTCAATCCCccctaatatatttttataatagaaCCTATCAGTGGTATCTGGCACCCACATTTCTGTGCAATTTTGATCATTTATAAGCTCTCCCCCATGACTTGTTACATTAGGGTTCTGGACAAATTTCAATGAGTCAGAAGAGATGAGTATgtactccttcctctttctccttcctatcCACAGGTGATTGAGAATAATGCTACCATGCTCTTTTTCTACAAGAGGAAGAGGTGAGTTGAGGGGGCTATTCGCCCAAGGAGAGCAAAAATTCCACCTTCTTTGTGTGGAAAGCCCCACAATGCTCTCTGGCTAAATCCTGGTTACACAGGGGATCATTTGTAGGGGGAGAAGGATGAGAGTAAGGTACCATAACAGGTCCTTGGTTGTGAATGTGTATATGCGTATATGCAAAAGAGTCTTAGGATGCAGgggtgaaaaagaagaaagctgaaagtaaagtGTAGAAGTAAATCTTCTGCTCCACCTTAAAATGGGTACTGGAGACCATTAGAGATTCAATTGGTGGCAAGACCAGTTTGGCAAACAGGAGTTTGGCCAGGGAGGGACAGGGGTAATTCTGTTTCATGTGGGAAAGTGGATAATCTGCTCATCTCCTGACCTCTCCTGAAAGTGTCCTCAGTATATATAGCGAAGCTGGAACCCTTGGGCCAGGTTGTTGGGTTctctgagattgtgtccttattgagatctgttaaaggcctgcaaaggtcatcagagatcagttccccagccagtcaggaaaaagcttttacaaaccagaatgttaaaaggcagcCCAaaaggtagcccaaaaagaagtctgtatagttgaaagttaaaatgttgaatgtaatttccagtttggagtatagctcctaatggacatctgatcctgcagccccttggtaaagtagactaaggttataggttcctggctaggtaaggtcaatgcccctgagtcagcctgaagaagttatagaagatggatgatcctcgcccatcagcctccccttttaggaccaagggaccagagttgtttttgggaagatgaggcaggataaactagaggcatggctaaccagtctatggagaaagttgcaggtaacccagaaggtgtgacattctactggaaccactgggagccactgctgcctgacaccacagcCCCTTCCCATTGCATTTgaatgaggatcaaggagagagtctaacagtcatctgaaagaatctacatcttcagatcagactcttatcatacgcagctggtttctgctggaaagtgctttgcatctggtaactagctctattaagaaaattggatattgtaagaaattttcaagcagactggcctgctgctaaattcaaagcatgtatgacaggctcgagagtcacttccaggcaatgttTGGGGTgagaggtgtgtccaagagtattaaatgtgtccagatggattagggtgtgacctcagaagagagggaggtaactgccatcacgagtgccaggtaccaaggtaactggacagagatttaaactgctgggggcatcttcatggagccctcctgggggtgaatcttacagatgccactggccaaccttaggcacttggaggaactgcaaactggagaattccactctagaatagttggctcatgatatagaatataaaatatagatatagaatagttggcttatgatagttgactctggtctggcttcttaggagcagcctatgcgtggagtcacagtaaattgccttgatgtagttgagataaaccggaaaatgtagacagtttaaaactctagcagcaaagaagccccaggaaatgtaaagaggaagtttagtatagaaagccttggagaaagggatggagaaagggtttcctctggataagaaagggatttaaaaagtaaattgtcacagaatgttccagtaagtcactgatggtgtgaggaagtaaaagatggtgtgagtggggatatgttaaaattttataagacacagattataaaactatataaggagagactttagagagaaaacaaaaatgtttcctttagattaaaaggttttggcatgttaaaagtgagaaagacaatccctaaagtgagtatgtaacaaatggtaaagttggtatgtaatcaaattggctataatataaatagggtcagaattggggcttcggtgtaaaactatgtttatctgtcgcatttgttatgaATTTTTATGGTATTGCgcgcacaataccaatctatccctaccgattctcagtcagaatcagactaagcaaggagaaccatgattggttctcgagttacctagcagaaggggggaatgaaggggggAAATAAAGagtcagactttgaagtcaggccccactttaccacgtaaacctgagataagcaggccctgtgagcaaacccaggacaggcTTATTAGGGCCTAGCCGGTCGAGAAccctaacgactgg is a window of Perognathus longimembris pacificus isolate PPM17 chromosome 2, ASM2315922v1, whole genome shotgun sequence DNA encoding:
- the LOC125344045 gene encoding LOW QUALITY PROTEIN: crooked neck-like protein 1 (The sequence of the model RefSeq protein was modified relative to this genomic sequence to represent the inferred CDS: deleted 2 bases in 2 codons): MAASSSATAGKQRIPQAAKVKNKAAAPVQITAEQLLREAKERELELRPPPPAQRIADQEELSDYKLRRRKTFEDNLRKNRTVLRNWIKYARWEESLKEIQRARSIYERALDVDYGNIPLWLSYAEMEMKNRQVNHARNVWERAVTTLPRVSQFWYKYTAMEEMLGNIAGARQVFERWMEWQPEEQAWHAYINLELRYREVERARTIYQRFVLVHPHVKNWIKYARSEEKQAAFAHARQVYERAVEFFGEEHMDERLFVAFAKFEENQKEVERARVIYKYALDRIPKHRAQELLKNYTIFEKKFGDRPGIEALIESKCRAKYEAEVRANPLNFDSWFDYLRLLESHAEAETVREVYERAMANVPPSQEKRHWKRYIYLWVRYALYEELEAKDPDRTRQVYQASLQLIPHRKFTFAKMWLYYAKFEIRQKNVPFARRVLGTSLGKCPKNKLFKGYIELELQLREFDRCRKLYEKWLEFAPENCASWIQFAEVETLLGDLERARAIYELAISQPRLDMPEVLWKSYIDFEMEQEETERPRNLYRRLLQCTQHVKVWISWARFELSTGEEGSVARCRQIYEEANQTMRNCEDKEDRLLLLESWRSFEDEFGTVSEKDQVNKLMPKKAKKRRKVQTDYGSEAAWEEYYDYIFPEDAAANLANLKLLAMAKHWKKQQQEKEAAEQRAHEDMKESAVPTFLQMHFVQNPNDARKLEIDLIHKVCKDPSLGDAK